A window of the Triplophysa rosa linkage group LG23, Trosa_1v2, whole genome shotgun sequence genome harbors these coding sequences:
- the myca gene encoding transcriptional regulator Myc-A: MPVSASLAYKNYDYDYDSIQPYFYFDNDDEDFYHQQQGQTQPPAPSEDIWKKFELLPTPPLSPSRRQSLSTADQLEMVSEFLGDDVVNQSFICDADYSQSFIKSIIIQDCMWSGFSAAAKLEKVVSERLASLHAARKELLSDSTDSASNRLNASYLQDLSTSASECIDPSVVFPYPLTESPKSCKVAPSQPMLVLDTPPNSSSSSGSDSDDEEEEEEEEEEEEEEEEEDEVEEEEEEIDVVTVEKRHKRSETEVSELRYPSPLVLKRCHVSTHQHNYAAHPSTRHEQPAVKRLRLEASAVVSSNRHAKQRKCTSPRTSDSEDNDKRRTHNVLERQRRNELKLSFFALRDEIPDVANNEKAAKVVILKKATECIHSMQKDEQRLLSIKEQLRRKSEQLKNRLHQLRSSH; this comes from the exons ATGCCGGTGAGTGCGAGTTTGGCGTATAAAAACTACGATTACGACTACGACTCCATCCAGCCCTATTTCTACTTCGACAACGACGATGAGGATTTTTATCATCAGCAACAAGGACAGACTCAACCTCCGGCTCCCAGCGAGGACATTTGGAAGAAATTCGAGCTGCTGCCCACGCCGCCCCTCTCGCCCAGCCGGAGACAGTCGCTCTCCACCGCGGACCAGCTGGAGATGGTCAGCGAGTTTTTGGGGGACGACGTGGTGAACCAGAGCTTCATCTGCGATGCGGACTACTCCCAGTCCTTCATCAAGTCCATCATCATCCAGGATTGCATGTGGAGCGGCTTTTCCGCCGCCGCCAAGTTGGAGAAAGTGGTTTCGGAGAGACTGGCGTCCCTGCACGCTGCCAGAAAGGAATTATTGTCGGACAGTACGGATAGCGCCTCAAATCGTCTCAATGCGAGTTACTTGCAGGATCTGAGCACATCTGCATCAGAATGCATAGACCCGTCGGTGGTGTTCCCTTATCCTCTAACCGAGTCACCTAAATCCTGCAAGGTTGCCCCATCACAGCCCATGCTGGTATTGGACACCCCACCGAACAGCTCGAGCAGCAGTGGGAGTGATTCAG atgatgaagaggaggaggaggaagaagaagaagaggaggaggaagaagaagaagaggatgaggtggaagaagaagaggaagaaatTGATGTGGTGACGGTAGAGAAGCGCCACAAAAGAAGCGAGACCGAGGTGTCCGAATTGAGGTATCCCAGTCCCCTGGTCCTGAAGCGCTGCCACGTCTCCACCCACCAGCACAACTATGCCGCCCACCCCTCCACGCGGCACGAGCAGCCCGCCGTCAAGAGGCTACGGCTGGAGGCCAGCGCAGTGGTCAGCAGCAACAGGCACGCGAAACAACGCAAGTGCACGAGTCCACGGACGTCAGATTCAGAGGACAACGACAAACGCAGGACTCACAATGTACTGGAGCGCCAGCGCAGAAACGAACTCAAGCTCAGCTTTTTCGCGCTACGGGACGAGATCCCTGATGTTGCGAATAACGAGAAAGCCGCCAAAGTGGTGATCCTAAAGAAAGCGACAGAATGCATCCACAGCATGCAGAAGGATGAACAGAGGTTGCTGTCAATCAAAGAACAGCTGAGGCGAAAAAGTGAACAGTTAAAGAACAGGCTGCATCAGCTGCGGAGTTCACATTAA